The DNA sequence AAGGCAAACTCGAAGTCGTCAGCAAAGTTCCTCTTTCTAGTCGCGCCGAGCTAGCCGTAGCTTACACGCCTGGTGTGGCGGAACCATGCAAGGAGATCCATCAGAATCCCGAGTATGTCTATCGCTACACCACAAAGGGGAACTTGGTGGCCGTAGTGACGGATGGGTCGGCCGTACTTGGTCTTGGCGACATAGGTCCTAAGGCGGCGTTACCTGTGATGGAGGGCAAGGCCATTTTGTTCAAGGCCTTTGCCGGAGTAGATGCCGTACCCATTTGTCTGGACACGAAAGATGTAGGCGAGATTGTTCGTGCCGTCGAGCTCATGGCCCCTACTTTTGGCGGCATTAACCTAGAAGACATCGGCGCGCCACGCTGCTTTGAAATTGAAAGGCAGTTGCAGGAGAGGTTAGACATTCCTGTGTTCCACGATGATCAACATGGTACGGCTATCGTGGTTCTGGCCGCCATGCTGAATGCTCTAAGAGTAGCTGGCAAAAAGATTGACCACGTCAAAGTCGTCATAAACGGCGCCGGTGCGGCCGGAACGGCTATCGCTAAGCTCCTGCTCATGGCCGGTGTGAAAAGCATGCGGGTGTGTGACCGTCAGGGCATAATCTCCCCGTCCGGCCCACGGTTATCTCAACCCCAAGCAGAACTCGCCGCATTGACTAACCCGCAGGGCGAAACAGGGCAATTGGCACATGCACTCGTCGATGCCGATGTGTTTATCGGCGTGTCTGCGGCCAATACGGTGACGAGTGCCATGGTGGCACGCATGAGCCAGAAGTCAATCGTACTAGCTATGGCCAATCCTGTGCCCGAGATTATGCCGGCGGATGCCAAAGCAGGAGGAGCCTTTATAGTTGGTACCGGACGCTCTGACTTTCCTAACCAAGTAAACAACGTCTTGGCCTTCCCAGGTATTTTTCGCGGGGCACTCGACGGCCGCGCGCGTCGCATTACCGAGGCGATGAAGCTAGCTGCCGCTCACGCCATAGCCAGCGTGTTAAATGACGACGAGCTTCATCCCGACTACATCATCCCAGACCCATTTGACGGGCGTGTCGTTCCCACCGTGGCCGAGGCCGTGCGGAAGTTAGCACACGCTACACATGTAAGTCGTTAGCCCGCAATGACAAAGGGAGGTCGCACTTTGACAGACAATGTGGCAGAGCTTACGTCTCTAATCGCACGCTTCCTAGATATCGTCGGCAAGCGGTTGCCAGACGATGTAATGCAGCGCCTAACCGAGATGCGCACTGATGCCGCAGCGGGGTTAGAGCAAGTCATTTACGACTCTATGTTCGAGAACATGGCACAGGCCCAAGCACTTAATCGCCCTATTTGTCAGGATACCGGCGTGATTAGCTTCTATGTAAAGGTGGGCAGTGACTCTAAGCTACTGCCCATTCTTAAAGAGGCTTTAACGAAAGGCGTGCTAGAGGCTACTGTCAGTTCTCCCTTGCGCCACAACGCCGTGGCCATACTTGATGAGAAGAACACTGCCACAAACACTGGTGAGCGTATTCCCTTTATCTACTGGGACATTGTTCCCGGCAACGAAGTGGAAATCGAAGCTTACATGGCGGGGGGCGGCGGTAGTCTGCCAGGCAGAGCAATCACGCTAATGCCCTCGGCGGGTTATGACGGCGTGGCGAAGTATGTACTAGACACAATGGTGGAGCTTGGCGTCAACGCATGCCCGCCATTGTTAGTAGGCGTAGGAATTGCCGGCTCGGCGGAGATTGCGTCGCTCTTGTCTAAAAAGGCTATATTGCGCCCGCTTGGTACTTCCCACCCGAACCCGCGTGGAACGCAGTTCGAGCAGTTGTTAGCAGAAGGACTCAATAACCTGGGGGTGGGGGCACAGGGACTGCCCGGCAAGGCTTTTGTGATGGGCGTGCACGTTGAGACTGCCGCAAGGCATCCTTCGTCATTGTCTGTAGGAGTAAGTGTCGGTTGCTGGGCGCATCGCCGCGGCACTTTAGTATTACACGATGACCTGACCTATGAATTAGTCTCACACCGGGGGGTTGCGATATGAAGCGAGTACTGCATACGCCCATCAGCGACGCCGACCTGTTAGACATAAAGGCCGGGGACATAGTTTATCTTACCGGGCACATAGTTACCTGCCGCGACGTAGCGCATAGGCGCGTTATTGAGCTTGGTCAAGATTTGCCCTACGACATTGCCGGCAAAGCTATTTTCCACGCTGGGCCTATCGTCGAGCCGACATCCGAAGGCTACAGAATGGTAGCTATCGGCCCAACGACCAGTATGCGTATGGAGCGGTTTGAAGCCGAGTTCATCGCCGCGACAGGCGTAAAAGTTGTCGTCGGCAAGGGAGGTATGGGTGCCAAGACGGCTGCGGCCTGTCGTGAGCACAAAGCCTTGCACTGCGTGTTCCCCGGCGGATGCGCCGTACTAGGCGCGACAGCAGTCGAAGAATTAGAAGGTGTCGAGTGGCTAGACCTAGGCATGCCTGAAGCTTTCTGGATTATGCGCGTCAAAGAACTTGGTCCGCTGATTGTATCTATCGACGTCCACGGCAACAATCTCTTTGAAACAAACAAAGCGCTCTATACAGAGCGCAAGGATGCGGTAGCTCAAGCGATAGCTAGACAGATGAGGTCATAACCTTCTCTACAAAACAACGCACAACCTCGGGGTCAAACTGCGAGCCGGCACAACGCTGAAGCTCCTCTAAAGCAGCCAAGTGTGTTCGGGCCTGCCGATAGGGATATGGGGAGATCATGTCGGCATAAGCGTCAGCTACGGCAATGATGCGCGCTAGTAGGGGGATGTCTTCTCCGCGCAATCCTTTCGGGTATCCGGTTCCATCCCACCACTCATGATGAGACAAAACGGCATCGGCTACAGAAGCAAATTCTGTTGCGGTCGACAGCACGCGGTACCCAGTCTCCGGATGGCGGCGGAGGTCCGCATGCTCCACATCAGTCAAAGGGGCCTCGCGCAACAACAAGTGGGTGGAGCAAGAAATTTTGCCTATATCATGTACTTGGCCAGCTCTGCCGGCCTCCTCAACCTCGCGCGCGCTGAGGTTAAGTTCTCGAGCTAACTTGCTACTTAGCTCGCTGACCCTTTCAGCGTGAATCGCCTCGCTAGGACTACGTGTGAACAAGGTTTGCAGTATGCTGCGCACGACGGCATTACGAGTATCTACATTTTCAATGACTTTCTTGCGGTAGAGGAGATCTTCTGCGTGCTTGAGTGTATCGGCAGCTAACTCCGCAGCTACCGTCTTAGCAGCCCAACCTAAGGAGACAGACACAGGAACACCACAAACCACTTCATCCTTGACCCTCTCAGCGATGCGGAGTGCGATTGCCTCTGCAGCCTGCACGGTGGTCTTTGGTAACAGCAGAACAAACTCGTCGCCCCCAATGCGTGCCACGATGTCGTCCGCGCGGCATTCACGCTTTAACACGGCGCCTACTTTTAAAAGCATTTCGTCGCCGGCCTCATGACCAAAGGCGTCGTTAATCGTCTTTAGGGCGTTGACATCAGCCATAATGACGGCTAGGGGCAAGTTGCGAGGCGTATCTAACCGCCGCAATTCCTCCTCGTAGAAACGTCGGTTATATAATCCTGTCAGATAATCGCGAAAGCTAATGTATTCGATTTCACGCTGGCGCGCCTTCTCTAGTGAACAGTCCTTAAAGACAACTACAGAACCTGTCAGTGCTCCGGTGGCGTCCTTAATTGGGGCGGCCGAGTCCGAGATGGCTCTTTCTTCACCGTGCCTTGACACAAGGATTGTATCAGCGGGCAAGGTGACGACGTCAGCGGTTGCAAAAACCTGTTGAACAGGGTCTGCCGCGGTTGCACGGTCATGTTCCCTAAGAATTGAGAAGACCCGGGTGAACGGTTCGCCTATCGCATCTGCAGCAGCCCATCCGGTTAGACGCTCTGCGATAGGGTTAAGAAACTCGACCCTTCCATAGGCATCGGTAGTAATTACGCCATCTCCCACGGATACTAAAGTGGCCCAAAGCTTAGCTTCGTTCTTTTGCAGCATTAGCTGGGTTTCCTTCTGCCTAGATATATCCATAATCAGGCCATCAAGTGCTTCAATTTGACCGTTTTCCTTATAGACTACGTATCCCTGTTCCCAAACCCACTTCTCGCGACCGCTCTTAGTGACAATCCGGTACTCAGCATTAAAGGTGCCGCCCTGTGTGGCTATTAACTGCCACTTCTCCCACAGCAGGTCGCGGTAGTCGGGATGAATAATGCTGTTAAAGTCTATTACCGCGTTTCCTAGTAGCTCGCTCGGCTCGTAGCCCGTAAGTTCCATGCATCCTTGGCTTAAGAACTCCATGGTCCAGCGCCTGTCGAACTTGCAGCGGTAGACCATGCCGGGGACGTTGGCAATCATGCCACGATACTTTCTTTCGCTTTGCTCAAAGAGCTTGCGTAGCCGCGCCTCGCGCCTAGCACTCAGAAGCAGAATAACGCCGGTTAGCCCGAGCACTATCATCACCAAACCCAACATGGCGATGGTCAAGCGCGTGTTGCGTGCGTGTGCCGCCTCAAGTGCGAGTTTGTCAGAGATATCGGTGATAATCGAATAGAGGAAGGTTTCGCCCTGCAATCGGATAGGATAAGAGCGCACTTCTACCGTGCGAATCTCCTGCGAATGCAGTCTGTGGCGGAAGATGAAGAAGTTTCGCTCTTCACGTGCGGCTGCCTGGCGCTCTCGGGCTACCTCCTCGGGCGACAACGTGTTTATTTGGTTAATGTTCATGCCGACAAGCTCCACGCCCGGAAAACCGTAGAAGGCATGAGCCGCTTGGTTGGCGAAGGCAATCGTTCCCGTCTCAGCATCAATCACCAGCATTACAGAGCCGTGGTTGTTAAAGAGCCCGAAGAAATCCAAATTAGGCGTCGCCTGTGCCACGTCGCTGCCTGCGACCATAAGGCATATCCCTAGCAACAGCGCCACGAACCTTCGCTTAATCGTAGTTCCCCCTCTTGTCAATCTTTGCCTAGGAGTGGCCTGCTAGATAATTAACGGCGGCCTTAAGGCCAGTAACGACTGTCTCTAGTGACATGCTCGGGAGAAGCTGCTGTGGCTTATCTGTTGTCTGCTCCGGCATATACGGTATGTGGATAAAGCCGGCAGCAACAGGCAGGTTCGCTTGGCGGATCAAGTGTTCGAGTGTGAACAGCGTAAAGTTACACAGGTAGGTTCCCGCGCTGTCCGAAACGTAAGCTCCGACCCCAGCCTTGTTTATGGCTTCGGCCAAAGCAGTGACCGGCAGCGAGGAGAAGTAGCCGTCCGGTGCTGCAGCCACAATGCGTTCGCCGTTGCGGGACTCGTCGCCGTTATCTTTG is a window from the Selenomonadales bacterium genome containing:
- a CDS encoding NADP-dependent malic enzyme: MSMREQALRLHEENKGKLEVVSKVPLSSRAELAVAYTPGVAEPCKEIHQNPEYVYRYTTKGNLVAVVTDGSAVLGLGDIGPKAALPVMEGKAILFKAFAGVDAVPICLDTKDVGEIVRAVELMAPTFGGINLEDIGAPRCFEIERQLQERLDIPVFHDDQHGTAIVVLAAMLNALRVAGKKIDHVKVVINGAGAAGTAIAKLLLMAGVKSMRVCDRQGIISPSGPRLSQPQAELAALTNPQGETGQLAHALVDADVFIGVSAANTVTSAMVARMSQKSIVLAMANPVPEIMPADAKAGGAFIVGTGRSDFPNQVNNVLAFPGIFRGALDGRARRITEAMKLAAAHAIASVLNDDELHPDYIIPDPFDGRVVPTVAEAVRKLAHATHVSR
- the ttdA gene encoding L(+)-tartrate dehydratase subunit alpha, whose protein sequence is MTKGGRTLTDNVAELTSLIARFLDIVGKRLPDDVMQRLTEMRTDAAAGLEQVIYDSMFENMAQAQALNRPICQDTGVISFYVKVGSDSKLLPILKEALTKGVLEATVSSPLRHNAVAILDEKNTATNTGERIPFIYWDIVPGNEVEIEAYMAGGGGSLPGRAITLMPSAGYDGVAKYVLDTMVELGVNACPPLLVGVGIAGSAEIASLLSKKAILRPLGTSHPNPRGTQFEQLLAEGLNNLGVGAQGLPGKAFVMGVHVETAARHPSSLSVGVSVGCWAHRRGTLVLHDDLTYELVSHRGVAI
- the ttdB gene encoding L(+)-tartrate dehydratase subunit beta — translated: MKRVLHTPISDADLLDIKAGDIVYLTGHIVTCRDVAHRRVIELGQDLPYDIAGKAIFHAGPIVEPTSEGYRMVAIGPTTSMRMERFEAEFIAATGVKVVVGKGGMGAKTAAACREHKALHCVFPGGCAVLGATAVEELEGVEWLDLGMPEAFWIMRVKELGPLIVSIDVHGNNLFETNKALYTERKDAVAQAIARQMRS
- a CDS encoding PAS domain S-box protein, yielding MVAGSDVAQATPNLDFFGLFNNHGSVMLVIDAETGTIAFANQAAHAFYGFPGVELVGMNINQINTLSPEEVARERQAAAREERNFFIFRHRLHSQEIRTVEVRSYPIRLQGETFLYSIITDISDKLALEAAHARNTRLTIAMLGLVMIVLGLTGVILLLSARREARLRKLFEQSERKYRGMIANVPGMVYRCKFDRRWTMEFLSQGCMELTGYEPSELLGNAVIDFNSIIHPDYRDLLWEKWQLIATQGGTFNAEYRIVTKSGREKWVWEQGYVVYKENGQIEALDGLIMDISRQKETQLMLQKNEAKLWATLVSVGDGVITTDAYGRVEFLNPIAERLTGWAAADAIGEPFTRVFSILREHDRATAADPVQQVFATADVVTLPADTILVSRHGEERAISDSAAPIKDATGALTGSVVVFKDCSLEKARQREIEYISFRDYLTGLYNRRFYEEELRRLDTPRNLPLAVIMADVNALKTINDAFGHEAGDEMLLKVGAVLKRECRADDIVARIGGDEFVLLLPKTTVQAAEAIALRIAERVKDEVVCGVPVSVSLGWAAKTVAAELAADTLKHAEDLLYRKKVIENVDTRNAVVRSILQTLFTRSPSEAIHAERVSELSSKLARELNLSAREVEEAGRAGQVHDIGKISCSTHLLLREAPLTDVEHADLRRHPETGYRVLSTATEFASVADAVLSHHEWWDGTGYPKGLRGEDIPLLARIIAVADAYADMISPYPYRQARTHLAALEELQRCAGSQFDPEVVRCFVEKVMTSSV
- a CDS encoding pyroglutamyl-peptidase I — its product is MTRVLLLTGFEPFGGEKINPSLAAVQQLDGYRAGDIAVKALGLPVSWTQVTPLLEQAMREHSPSYVVSVGQAGGRAKLAVERIGINICFGKDNGDESRNGERIVAAAPDGYFSSLPVTALAEAINKAGVGAYVSDSAGTYLCNFTLFTLEHLIRQANLPVAAGFIHIPYMPEQTTDKPQQLLPSMSLETVVTGLKAAVNYLAGHS